One Corynebacterium uterequi DNA segment encodes these proteins:
- the nuoF gene encoding NADH-quinone oxidoreductase subunit NuoF, with the protein MKITPILSADWADPTPWKLDSYRSRGGYQALRTALTMEPAELIELIKNSGLRGRGGAGFPVGMKWSFVPQNNPKPKYLVVNGDESEPGTCKDMPLIMATPHTLVEGALIASYAFGANNAFIYLRGEVVHVARRLQAAIEEAYAAGLAGLDVLGTGKTLHVQVHSGAGAYICGEETALLESLEGKRGHPRLRPPFPAVEGLYASPTVINNVESISSVPRIVREGAEWYTAMGTEKSAGATLYSLSGHVQRPGQYEAEMGITLRELLDMAGGIRAGHELKYFTPGGSSTQILTSEHLDVPLDYEGVMAAGSLLGTKALQIFDETTSVVRTTTRFIEFYKHESCGKCTPCREGTWWLVQILQRLERGEGQPGDVDKLLSVCESISGKSFCALADGAVACVTSAVQHFRDEFEAGLHTPAWELFPYEASAVFGEEEMV; encoded by the coding sequence CTGAAAATTACGCCGATTCTCTCGGCAGACTGGGCCGATCCCACCCCCTGGAAATTGGACAGCTACCGCTCTCGCGGCGGCTACCAGGCACTGCGCACCGCCCTAACCATGGAGCCGGCGGAGCTCATCGAGCTCATTAAGAACTCGGGCCTGCGCGGGCGCGGCGGCGCCGGGTTCCCGGTGGGCATGAAGTGGTCCTTCGTCCCGCAGAACAACCCGAAGCCGAAGTACCTCGTCGTCAACGGCGATGAGTCCGAGCCGGGCACCTGCAAGGACATGCCGCTCATCATGGCGACCCCGCACACCCTCGTCGAGGGCGCGCTCATCGCCAGCTACGCCTTCGGCGCCAACAACGCATTCATCTACCTGCGCGGCGAGGTAGTGCACGTCGCCCGCCGCCTCCAGGCGGCGATCGAGGAAGCCTACGCGGCTGGACTCGCCGGCCTCGACGTTCTCGGCACCGGAAAGACACTGCACGTGCAGGTCCATTCCGGCGCTGGCGCCTACATCTGCGGTGAGGAAACGGCGCTGCTGGAGTCCCTGGAAGGCAAGCGCGGCCACCCGCGCCTGCGCCCGCCGTTCCCCGCCGTGGAAGGCCTCTATGCCTCCCCGACGGTCATCAACAACGTGGAGTCCATCAGCTCAGTGCCGCGGATCGTCCGCGAAGGCGCCGAGTGGTACACGGCGATGGGCACGGAAAAGTCCGCTGGTGCGACGCTGTACTCGCTGTCCGGCCACGTTCAGCGGCCCGGCCAGTACGAAGCCGAAATGGGCATCACCCTGCGCGAACTGCTCGATATGGCGGGTGGCATCCGCGCTGGCCATGAGCTGAAGTACTTCACCCCGGGTGGATCTTCCACGCAGATCCTCACCAGCGAGCACCTCGACGTCCCCCTCGACTACGAGGGCGTCATGGCCGCGGGCTCGCTGCTGGGCACCAAGGCCCTGCAAATCTTCGACGAGACGACCTCGGTGGTGCGCACTACCACGCGTTTCATTGAGTTCTACAAGCACGAGTCCTGCGGAAAGTGCACCCCGTGCCGTGAAGGCACGTGGTGGTTGGTCCAGATCCTGCAGCGTCTTGAGCGCGGCGAAGGCCAGCCGGGGGACGTCGACAAGCTGCTCAGCGTGTGCGAGTCCATCTCCGGCAAGAGCTTCTGCGCCCTGGCCGACGGCGCGGTTGCCTGTGTGACGTCGGCGGTGCAGCACTTCCGCGACGAGTTCGAGGCCGGCCTGCACACCCCCGCCTGGGAGCTGTTCCCCTACGAAGCCTCTGCCGTCTTCGGTGAGGAGGAGATGGTTTAA
- a CDS encoding 2Fe-2S iron-sulfur cluster-binding protein → MTSTISPELARRAAEKAQAPEMVTCTIDGVEVTVAKGTLIIRAAEEAGISIPRFCDHTGLKPAGACRQCLVEIPDMGNGRAMPKPQASCSMTVMPGMVVNTQHTSEKAERSQRGVMELLLINHPLDCPVCDKGGECPLQNQAMEVGGGASRYDFAKREFPKPIALVSNVLLDRERCISCTRCTRFQAEIAGDRCIVMAERGARQQVSAENTSDAGSYFMGNTVQICPVGALTSADYRFQARPFDLVSTETSCEHCASACPLRVDHRHGTITRRLAGEPAPAPGAFICDRGRYGYKYLNEQRVTTPLVRTDDGELVAASWTEALAAAAAGLSGRRVGVIGAESTTVENSAAFVAFAEQIGAGFDYRHDRIATREHADFVASLGTPLTLDEILAADQVVLVGLDPEDEAPGFFLRLRHSGIPVVAVTSHLSIGTKKLNASLVPAAPGQEAAALDEVDITEATVIVVGDRAAETPGLLTAIRDLVAARGCSLAWVPATVGAMGYRGAALAGTRSLLADAEALVLGYVDDRRYAQSIGGGEQFIVQLTPTMTPASDAADVILPVASVAENDGHFVDWFGSAKPVNKVNEDRTIISEARVLAHLGRQVTPGTRPASEASADAADARYYEPLSVEGLIVDSWRELMSPSEALKFTQYVGSDARRGVAKVAPDDLRRFPEGTVTLAGCTYPVIAEETMAPGVIWVPRGEGR, encoded by the coding sequence ATGACGAGCACTATTAGCCCCGAGCTGGCGCGCCGGGCGGCCGAAAAGGCCCAGGCCCCGGAGATGGTCACCTGCACCATCGACGGCGTAGAAGTCACCGTCGCCAAGGGCACCCTCATCATCCGAGCTGCCGAGGAAGCGGGAATTTCCATCCCGCGCTTCTGCGACCACACCGGCCTCAAGCCGGCCGGCGCGTGCCGGCAGTGCCTGGTGGAGATCCCGGACATGGGCAACGGTCGGGCCATGCCCAAGCCGCAGGCGTCGTGTTCCATGACGGTCATGCCGGGCATGGTGGTCAACACCCAGCACACTTCCGAGAAGGCGGAGCGCTCCCAGCGCGGCGTCATGGAGCTGCTGCTCATCAACCACCCGCTCGACTGCCCGGTCTGTGACAAAGGCGGCGAGTGCCCGCTGCAGAACCAGGCGATGGAGGTCGGCGGCGGCGCGTCGCGCTACGACTTCGCCAAGCGCGAGTTCCCCAAGCCCATTGCGTTGGTGTCGAACGTCCTGCTGGACCGGGAGCGGTGCATCTCGTGCACCCGCTGCACCCGTTTCCAGGCTGAGATCGCCGGTGACCGGTGCATCGTCATGGCCGAACGCGGAGCGCGGCAGCAAGTCTCGGCCGAGAACACCTCCGACGCCGGTTCGTACTTCATGGGAAACACGGTGCAGATCTGCCCCGTGGGCGCGCTGACCAGCGCCGACTACCGCTTCCAGGCGCGTCCCTTCGACCTGGTGTCCACGGAGACCTCGTGTGAGCACTGCGCGTCGGCGTGCCCGCTGCGCGTCGACCACCGCCACGGCACCATCACCCGTCGCCTGGCCGGTGAGCCCGCCCCGGCGCCCGGCGCCTTCATCTGCGATCGGGGTCGCTACGGCTACAAGTACCTCAACGAGCAGCGCGTCACCACGCCGCTGGTCCGCACCGACGACGGTGAATTGGTCGCCGCGTCGTGGACCGAGGCCCTCGCCGCGGCGGCGGCCGGGCTCAGTGGTCGCCGGGTGGGGGTCATCGGCGCCGAGTCCACCACGGTCGAGAACTCGGCTGCCTTCGTCGCCTTCGCCGAACAGATCGGCGCCGGCTTCGACTACCGCCACGACCGCATCGCCACGCGCGAGCACGCGGACTTCGTCGCCTCCCTTGGAACCCCGCTGACCCTGGATGAGATCCTCGCCGCCGACCAGGTTGTCCTGGTTGGCCTCGACCCGGAGGACGAGGCCCCTGGCTTCTTCCTCCGGCTGCGGCACTCGGGCATCCCGGTTGTGGCCGTCACCAGCCACCTGTCCATCGGCACGAAGAAGCTCAACGCCAGCCTCGTCCCGGCCGCACCGGGACAGGAGGCCGCCGCCCTCGATGAGGTGGATATCACCGAGGCGACCGTGATCGTCGTCGGCGATCGCGCCGCCGAAACGCCGGGCCTGCTCACCGCGATCCGCGACCTGGTCGCTGCGCGCGGCTGCTCGCTGGCGTGGGTCCCGGCCACGGTCGGGGCGATGGGCTACCGTGGCGCCGCGCTTGCCGGCACCCGTTCGCTGCTCGCCGATGCGGAAGCGCTCGTCCTGGGTTACGTCGACGATCGTCGCTACGCGCAGTCAATCGGCGGCGGGGAGCAGTTCATCGTTCAGCTCACGCCGACGATGACCCCCGCCAGCGACGCCGCGGACGTCATCCTGCCCGTCGCCTCCGTCGCGGAAAACGACGGGCATTTCGTGGACTGGTTCGGCTCCGCCAAGCCGGTGAACAAGGTCAACGAGGACCGCACCATCATCTCCGAGGCACGCGTGCTCGCTCACCTCGGTCGCCAGGTGACCCCCGGCACCCGGCCCGCGTCCGAGGCTTCGGCCGACGCCGCAGATGCCCGCTACTACGAACCGCTGAGCGTCGAAGGACTGATCGTCGATAGCTGGCGGGAGCTCATGAGCCCCTCCGAAGCGCTGAAATTCACCCAGTACGTCGGCTCCGACGCCCGTCGCGGCGTCGCGAAGGTGGCGCCGGATGACCTGCGCCGCTTCCCGGAGGGCACCGTCACGCTGGCCGGGTGCACCTATCCGGTCATCGCCGAAGAAACCATGGCCCCCGGAGTGATCTGGGTGCCTCGTGGGGAAGGACGATAA
- the nuoH gene encoding NADH-quinone oxidoreductase subunit NuoH: MNEHVADAAIGMWQDPWWILLIKTIVVFALPLMFAIVTVWYERRALAFMQSRLGPNMAGPLGLLQPVSDGVKTIFKEDFMPAGVDKMVFTLAPFITGVAAFTTWSIMPLGGTVTIAGHETPIQLGDLPVGALFALAVAGVGTYGIVLAGWASTSRYSLLGGLRAAAQMISYEISMGLAVVTVVLVAHTMSMQHIVLSQGRTLTLFGFETSLPAWNALMLAPAFFVFCVTMLAEANRAPFDMPECESELVGGYGTDYSGFRFAMFYLGEYINMGTLSALCTTFFLGGFGAPWPLNGTFLDEGAWGFVWFLLKVLVMLFFFIWVRGTVPRYRYDQLMDVGWKTALPLALGFLMVVGIYLKARALAPEGSFLRDDACHLLIIAAYLAFGYAYLAIQRRRVEAKLTPSFTMADAATLDPATFPLPRLAAATRKDLS; encoded by the coding sequence ATGAACGAACACGTCGCTGACGCCGCGATCGGGATGTGGCAGGACCCCTGGTGGATCCTGCTCATCAAGACGATCGTCGTCTTCGCACTGCCGCTGATGTTCGCCATCGTCACCGTCTGGTACGAGCGTCGAGCGCTCGCCTTCATGCAGTCCCGCCTGGGGCCGAACATGGCCGGCCCGCTCGGACTGCTCCAGCCGGTGTCTGACGGTGTGAAGACCATTTTCAAGGAAGACTTCATGCCGGCGGGGGTGGACAAGATGGTGTTCACCTTGGCGCCCTTCATCACCGGCGTGGCCGCCTTCACCACCTGGTCGATTATGCCGCTGGGCGGCACGGTGACCATCGCCGGCCACGAGACCCCGATCCAGCTCGGTGACCTGCCGGTGGGCGCGCTGTTCGCCCTCGCCGTCGCCGGGGTGGGCACCTACGGCATCGTGCTGGCCGGCTGGGCGTCGACCTCCCGTTACTCCCTGCTCGGTGGCCTGCGCGCCGCCGCGCAGATGATCTCCTACGAGATCTCGATGGGGCTGGCGGTGGTCACCGTCGTCCTCGTCGCCCACACCATGTCCATGCAGCACATCGTGCTCTCCCAAGGACGCACCCTGACGCTGTTCGGGTTCGAGACCTCCCTGCCCGCCTGGAACGCCCTCATGCTGGCGCCGGCCTTCTTCGTCTTCTGTGTGACGATGCTCGCCGAAGCCAACCGCGCCCCCTTCGACATGCCGGAGTGCGAGTCCGAGCTGGTCGGTGGCTACGGAACGGACTACTCCGGTTTCCGCTTCGCCATGTTCTACCTCGGTGAATACATCAACATGGGCACCCTGTCGGCGCTGTGCACCACCTTCTTCCTTGGTGGCTTCGGCGCCCCCTGGCCGCTTAATGGCACCTTCCTCGACGAAGGCGCGTGGGGCTTCGTTTGGTTCCTGCTCAAGGTCCTGGTCATGCTCTTCTTCTTCATCTGGGTGCGCGGCACCGTCCCGCGTTACCGTTACGACCAGCTCATGGACGTCGGCTGGAAGACGGCGCTGCCGCTGGCGCTGGGCTTCCTCATGGTCGTCGGCATCTACCTCAAGGCCCGCGCCCTGGCGCCGGAGGGTTCCTTCCTGCGCGACGACGCCTGCCACCTGCTGATTATCGCGGCCTACCTAGCCTTCGGCTACGCCTACTTGGCGATCCAGCGCCGGCGCGTCGAAGCGAAGCTCACCCCGTCGTTCACCATGGCCGATGCGGCCACGCTTGATCCCGCGACCTTCCCGCTTCCGCGGCTTGCGGCGGCGACCAGAAAGGATCTCTCATGA
- the nuoI gene encoding NADH-quinone oxidoreductase subunit NuoI, translating into MSLFSRWRGMAVTFGAMFRPKETVRYPKVEKTDASPKYHGRHQLNRWDDGLEKCVGCELCAWACPADAIRVEAADNTEEARYSPGERYGKVYEINYLRCIFCGMCIEACPTRALTMTNEVELADVSRESMIYTKDRLLAPLTESMEAPPHPRRLGDSEQAYFLGLPVVPSKEQN; encoded by the coding sequence ATGAGTTTGTTCTCCCGCTGGCGGGGAATGGCCGTCACCTTCGGGGCGATGTTCCGCCCCAAGGAGACGGTGCGCTACCCCAAGGTAGAAAAGACTGATGCCAGCCCGAAGTATCACGGTCGCCACCAGCTCAACCGCTGGGACGACGGCCTGGAAAAGTGCGTCGGCTGCGAGCTGTGTGCGTGGGCGTGCCCCGCGGACGCCATCCGCGTCGAGGCCGCAGACAATACCGAGGAGGCCCGCTACTCGCCGGGCGAACGCTACGGCAAGGTGTACGAGATCAACTACCTGCGCTGCATCTTCTGCGGCATGTGCATCGAGGCCTGCCCGACGAGGGCGCTGACGATGACCAACGAGGTGGAGCTCGCCGACGTCAGCCGAGAGTCCATGATCTACACCAAGGACCGGCTGCTGGCCCCGCTCACCGAGTCGATGGAGGCACCGCCGCACCCGCGCCGCCTGGGCGACAGCGAGCAGGCCTACTTCCTGGGCCTTCCCGTCGTGCCGAGTAAGGAGCAGAACTGA
- a CDS encoding NADH-quinone oxidoreductase subunit J gives MAVIATVAAWALAAIIVALAAGLILCRELLHSALCMLGVMIGLAVFYAVLAAPFVFAVQIVVYAGAIMVMILFIVMMVGARGQAADGEPIKNQRVEAAILAAVIAAVLAGGIVLATKDHGQPEGLDAVVDAAGGNIQAVGMELFTKYFLAFEVLSALLIVAAVGAMVVIFRVRRPARPTQRELSKARFARWAQDGTNVGAKAGAGVYATSNSMDVPALLPDGTAFAGSVAEDLVARGETESPAVHRAPTEANYAALGRSAGATDADAKEKER, from the coding sequence ATGGCTGTCATTGCTACCGTCGCGGCGTGGGCACTGGCCGCGATTATCGTGGCGCTCGCCGCGGGACTCATCCTGTGCCGGGAGCTGCTGCACTCCGCGCTGTGCATGCTGGGCGTCATGATCGGCCTGGCCGTGTTCTACGCCGTGCTCGCCGCGCCCTTCGTCTTCGCGGTACAGATCGTCGTGTATGCCGGCGCGATCATGGTGATGATTCTGTTCATCGTCATGATGGTCGGCGCCCGCGGGCAGGCCGCAGATGGCGAACCGATTAAGAACCAGCGCGTCGAGGCCGCAATCCTCGCCGCGGTTATCGCCGCGGTGCTCGCCGGCGGCATCGTCCTGGCGACCAAGGACCACGGGCAGCCGGAGGGGCTCGACGCCGTCGTCGACGCCGCCGGCGGCAACATCCAGGCCGTCGGCATGGAACTGTTCACCAAGTACTTCCTCGCCTTCGAGGTGCTCTCTGCACTCCTCATCGTGGCGGCGGTTGGCGCCATGGTGGTCATCTTCCGGGTGCGCCGCCCTGCGCGGCCCACGCAACGCGAGCTGTCCAAGGCGCGCTTCGCCCGCTGGGCGCAGGACGGCACCAACGTCGGCGCCAAGGCCGGCGCCGGCGTGTACGCCACGTCGAACTCCATGGATGTGCCGGCGCTGCTGCCGGACGGCACGGCCTTTGCCGGCTCCGTCGCTGAAGACCTCGTGGCCCGCGGCGAAACCGAGTCCCCGGCCGTGCACCGGGCGCCGACAGAGGCGAACTACGCGGCCCTCGGCCGCAGCGCCGGCGCCACCGACGCCGACGCGAAGGAAAAGGAGCGTTAA
- the nuoK gene encoding NADH-quinone oxidoreductase subunit NuoK gives MSTTFFLGLSAILFTLGAFCFLVRRNSLVVLMGVELMLNAANLGFLAVARQYGSIEGQIAVLFVIVIAAAEVVVGLAIIVSIFRAQGVVLVDDQHALKG, from the coding sequence ATGTCCACCACGTTTTTCCTCGGATTGTCCGCGATTCTGTTCACCCTCGGCGCCTTCTGCTTCCTCGTTCGCCGAAACAGCCTCGTCGTGCTCATGGGCGTGGAGCTCATGCTCAACGCCGCCAACCTGGGCTTTTTGGCAGTGGCCCGCCAGTACGGCTCCATCGAGGGCCAGATCGCGGTGCTCTTCGTTATCGTCATCGCCGCCGCCGAGGTGGTCGTCGGCCTGGCGATTATCGTATCCATCTTCCGTGCGCAGGGCGTGGTCCTCGTCGATGACCAACACGCGCTGAAGGGATAG
- the nuoL gene encoding NADH-quinone oxidoreductase subunit L, producing the protein MSHTVLTTLVIALPLAGALILLVGGKATNAFGHLVGTAASLGSFGAGLALLVALLGIDDPADRVIFAPLYNWMTIPGLDTLAELRVDPLSICFVLLITGVGSLIHIYSIGYMAHDANRRKFFAYLNLFLASMLTLVLGSSFLILFVGWEGVGLCSYLLIGFWAHRDSAAKAGNKAFIMNRVGDVGMVLAIASMFAAFGSTDFDAVTEGIAQSDATLATLIGLLLLMGACAKSAQVPFQAWLLDAMEGPTPVSALIHAATMVTAGVYLIVRAGAVYEASDVASTAVVIIGTITLLAGAWIGCAKDDIKKVLAGSTMSQIGYMVLAAGIGPVAYPLAIFHLITHGFFKANMFLGAGSVMHATGDDVNMRHFGALRTAMPWTFATFAAGYLAIIGVPGFAGFFSKDAIIEAAFEHSLLTGAAALIGAAITAFYMTRLMMMTFTGAKRWQPGVHPHESPATMVIPLVILGAASVVGGAAMVPFITQWLNPAVGGEAHPLHFVHITPVALATLAAVALGVGAGWYFFRGDIAEQRPEPESLLGRIGDNNLYADAINHAGVVVPTQAAATAVSVVDDAAFADGVRGVADGFAGTARRFALAHNGLIRSYGSTLTFGVAALGVIALILATVA; encoded by the coding sequence ATGTCACACACTGTCCTTACCACGCTCGTCATCGCGTTGCCGCTGGCTGGGGCGTTGATCCTCCTCGTAGGCGGCAAGGCCACCAACGCCTTCGGCCACCTGGTGGGCACCGCCGCCTCCCTCGGTTCCTTCGGCGCCGGCCTGGCCCTGCTCGTGGCCCTGCTGGGCATTGACGACCCGGCCGATCGGGTCATCTTTGCTCCGCTGTACAACTGGATGACCATCCCCGGTCTCGACACGCTCGCCGAGCTCCGGGTGGATCCGTTGTCCATCTGCTTCGTCTTGCTCATCACCGGCGTCGGCAGCCTCATCCACATTTACTCGATCGGCTACATGGCGCACGACGCCAACCGGCGAAAGTTCTTCGCCTACCTCAATCTCTTCTTGGCCTCGATGCTCACCCTGGTGCTCGGCTCGTCCTTCCTCATCCTCTTCGTGGGCTGGGAAGGCGTGGGCTTGTGCTCCTATCTCCTCATCGGTTTCTGGGCCCACCGTGACTCGGCGGCCAAGGCCGGCAACAAGGCCTTCATCATGAACCGCGTCGGTGACGTGGGCATGGTCCTCGCCATCGCCTCCATGTTTGCCGCCTTCGGCAGCACGGACTTCGACGCGGTCACCGAGGGCATCGCCCAGTCCGACGCGACCCTGGCCACCCTCATCGGTCTGCTGCTGCTCATGGGCGCGTGCGCGAAGTCGGCGCAGGTTCCGTTCCAGGCATGGCTGCTCGACGCCATGGAAGGCCCGACCCCGGTGTCGGCGCTCATCCACGCCGCGACCATGGTCACCGCCGGTGTGTACCTCATCGTCCGCGCCGGCGCCGTCTACGAGGCCAGTGACGTCGCCTCCACCGCGGTGGTCATCATCGGCACGATCACGCTCCTGGCCGGCGCGTGGATCGGCTGCGCCAAGGACGACATCAAGAAGGTGCTGGCCGGTTCCACGATGAGCCAGATCGGCTACATGGTGCTCGCTGCGGGCATCGGCCCCGTCGCCTACCCGCTGGCGATCTTCCACCTCATCACCCACGGCTTCTTCAAGGCCAACATGTTCCTCGGCGCAGGTTCGGTAATGCACGCCACCGGCGACGACGTCAATATGCGTCACTTCGGTGCGCTGCGCACGGCGATGCCCTGGACGTTCGCCACCTTCGCCGCTGGCTACCTCGCCATCATCGGCGTGCCCGGCTTCGCCGGCTTCTTCTCCAAGGACGCCATCATCGAAGCCGCCTTCGAGCACTCGCTGCTTACCGGCGCGGCCGCGCTCATCGGCGCGGCGATCACCGCGTTCTACATGACTCGACTCATGATGATGACCTTCACCGGCGCGAAGCGTTGGCAGCCGGGCGTTCACCCGCACGAGTCCCCGGCCACCATGGTCATCCCGCTCGTGATCCTGGGTGCGGCCTCCGTCGTCGGCGGCGCCGCGATGGTGCCCTTCATCACCCAGTGGCTCAACCCGGCCGTGGGGGGAGAGGCGCACCCGCTGCACTTCGTCCACATCACCCCGGTGGCCTTGGCCACCCTGGCGGCAGTCGCCCTGGGAGTGGGTGCTGGCTGGTACTTCTTCCGTGGTGATATCGCCGAGCAGCGGCCGGAGCCTGAGAGCCTGCTCGGACGCATCGGGGACAACAATCTGTATGCGGACGCCATCAATCACGCGGGCGTCGTCGTGCCGACGCAGGCCGCGGCAACCGCTGTGTCGGTGGTGGATGACGCCGCCTTCGCGGACGGAGTGCGCGGTGTGGCCGACGGTTTCGCCGGCACCGCGCGTCGCTTCGCCCTTGCCCACAACGGCCTTATTCGCTCCTACGGCTCGACGCTGACCTTCGGCGTTGCGGCCCTCGGCGTGATAGCCCTCATCCTCGCGACGGTGGCCTAG
- a CDS encoding complex I subunit 4 family protein: MLTLPSFILTVAVVTPLLGALAIGVLSPTGRSARTAGIVVSLVPLAIAVACAVALSQSSAAASVGDFHFVDDLPWIPALGARYALGLDGIGLSMVLLTAVLTPIVLCYSGVTDYRSDQYSESTFVALILGVESMSLLVFSATDLLLFYLAFEATLIPMFFLIGGFGGRRRLYAALQFLLYSLASGLIMLAAIIGVFVVAGSFTYADLLAADIPAETQMWLFTGFMVAFITKAPMVPLHTWLPEAAANTTPGGATMMVAVMDKIGTFGMIRFAVLLFPAAAVKAAPVMIGLAVLSVIWGALAACAQTNLVKLVAYTSVSHFGFIVMGIFAFTDTTMTSAALYMVNHGISTAALFMVVGYLVRRAGTSDIDAFGGVQQVAPLLAGYLLIAGLSALSLPGLATFVSEFGVIVGTWPVNPWAAGISAIAMVLAAVYIMRMVKTVVSGPATPTTAALPELSSAERVIVAPLIVLLIVFGFYPSPIVNLLDDDAVAVVSTVLAGGK, encoded by the coding sequence ATGCTGACACTTCCTTCGTTTATCCTCACGGTGGCCGTCGTTACCCCGCTGCTCGGCGCGTTGGCCATCGGGGTGTTGTCACCCACGGGGCGCAGCGCCCGCACCGCCGGCATCGTGGTGAGCCTGGTGCCGCTGGCCATCGCGGTGGCGTGCGCGGTCGCCCTGAGCCAAAGCTCGGCGGCGGCGTCGGTGGGCGACTTCCATTTCGTTGACGACCTGCCGTGGATCCCGGCGCTCGGCGCCCGCTATGCGCTCGGCCTGGACGGCATCGGGTTGTCGATGGTGCTGCTCACCGCGGTGCTCACCCCGATCGTTCTCTGCTACTCCGGGGTGACGGACTACCGCTCGGACCAATACTCCGAGTCGACGTTCGTCGCCCTCATCCTCGGCGTGGAGTCCATGAGCCTGCTCGTGTTCTCCGCGACGGACCTGCTGTTGTTCTACCTCGCTTTCGAAGCCACCCTCATCCCGATGTTCTTCCTCATCGGCGGCTTCGGCGGGCGTCGTCGCCTCTACGCGGCGTTGCAATTCCTGCTGTACTCGCTGGCTAGCGGCCTGATTATGCTGGCCGCGATCATTGGCGTGTTCGTCGTGGCCGGCAGCTTCACCTACGCTGATCTCCTCGCCGCGGATATTCCCGCCGAGACCCAGATGTGGCTGTTCACCGGCTTCATGGTGGCGTTCATCACCAAGGCGCCGATGGTGCCGTTGCACACCTGGCTGCCGGAGGCGGCGGCCAACACCACTCCGGGCGGCGCGACGATGATGGTGGCCGTCATGGACAAGATCGGCACCTTCGGCATGATCCGTTTCGCGGTGCTGCTCTTCCCGGCCGCGGCGGTGAAGGCGGCGCCGGTCATGATCGGGCTGGCGGTCCTCAGCGTCATCTGGGGCGCGCTGGCCGCCTGCGCCCAGACGAACCTCGTCAAGCTGGTGGCGTACACCTCGGTGAGCCACTTCGGCTTCATCGTCATGGGCATCTTCGCCTTCACGGACACCACCATGACGTCTGCCGCGCTCTACATGGTCAACCACGGCATCTCCACCGCGGCGCTGTTCATGGTGGTCGGCTACCTCGTGCGTCGCGCCGGTACCTCCGACATTGACGCTTTCGGCGGCGTCCAGCAGGTCGCCCCGCTGCTCGCCGGCTACCTGCTCATCGCCGGCCTGTCGGCGCTATCGCTGCCCGGCCTGGCGACGTTCGTGTCCGAATTCGGCGTCATCGTCGGCACCTGGCCGGTCAACCCGTGGGCGGCGGGCATCTCCGCTATCGCTATGGTCCTGGCCGCGGTCTACATCATGCGCATGGTCAAGACGGTCGTTTCCGGCCCGGCGACCCCGACCACGGCAGCGTTGCCCGAGCTTAGCTCCGCGGAGCGGGTTATCGTGGCGCCGCTGATCGTGCTGCTCATCGTGTTCGGCTTCTACCCGAGCCCGATCGTGAACCTGCTAGACGACGACGCCGTCGCCGTTGTCTCCACCGTCCTCGCAGGAGGTAAGTAA